In Vagococcus luciliae, one genomic interval encodes:
- the queA gene encoding tRNA preQ1(34) S-adenosylmethionine ribosyltransferase-isomerase QueA, whose amino-acid sequence MTLKTSDFDFDLPEELIAQTPLENRAASKLLILDSKTGAIEDTQFPAIIDELNEGDALVMNDTRVLPARLHGEKPDTGGHLEVLLLTNTTGDTWETLIKPAKRAKKGTVISFGNGALKAVVEEELEHGGRMITFSYDGVFLEILESLGEMPLPPYIKERLSDNDRYQTVYAKENGSAAAPTAGLHFTPDVLKKIEDKGVKLVYLTLHVGLGTFRPVSVDDVENHKMHSEFYRLTKEAADTLNEVKEQGGKVVAVGTTSIRTLETIGTKFDGTLQEDNGWTDIFIKPGYEFKIVDAFLTNFHLPMSTLIMLVSAFAGKENVLHAYEHAVKEKYRFFSFGDAMFVK is encoded by the coding sequence ATGACATTAAAAACCTCTGACTTTGATTTTGATTTACCAGAAGAGTTAATAGCACAAACACCACTAGAAAATCGTGCGGCATCAAAGTTATTAATATTAGATTCGAAAACTGGAGCAATTGAGGACACACAATTTCCTGCAATTATAGATGAATTAAATGAAGGAGATGCTCTTGTTATGAATGATACAAGAGTTCTTCCTGCAAGGCTTCACGGAGAAAAACCTGATACAGGTGGTCATTTAGAAGTTTTATTGTTAACGAATACAACAGGTGACACATGGGAAACCTTAATTAAACCAGCCAAACGTGCCAAAAAAGGTACCGTGATTTCATTTGGAAATGGGGCATTAAAAGCAGTCGTTGAGGAAGAACTAGAACATGGTGGTCGAATGATTACTTTTTCTTATGATGGTGTCTTTTTAGAGATTTTAGAATCTCTTGGAGAAATGCCATTACCACCATATATCAAAGAAAGATTAAGTGATAATGATCGTTACCAAACTGTTTATGCGAAAGAAAATGGGTCAGCTGCAGCACCTACTGCGGGACTGCACTTCACACCAGATGTTTTGAAAAAAATTGAAGACAAAGGTGTTAAATTAGTGTATTTAACGCTTCATGTTGGATTGGGAACATTTAGACCAGTCAGTGTGGATGATGTGGAAAATCACAAAATGCATAGTGAATTTTATCGTTTAACCAAAGAAGCAGCAGATACTTTGAATGAAGTCAAAGAACAAGGTGGAAAAGTTGTCGCAGTTGGGACAACGTCTATTAGAACACTTGAAACCATTGGGACAAAGTTTGATGGAACATTGCAAGAAGATAATGGATGGACAGATATATTTATTAAACCAGGTTATGAATTTAAAATAGTCGATGCATTTTTAACTAATTTCCACTTACCAATGTCAACATTGATTATGTTAGTCAGTGCGTTTGCCGGAAAAGAGAACGTCCTACATGCCTATGAGCATGCAGTAAAAGAAAAATATCGCTTCTTTAGTTTTGGGGATGCGATGTTTGTTAAATAA
- the tgt gene encoding tRNA guanosine(34) transglycosylase Tgt, which produces MTEPAIKYRLIKKEKHTGARLGEIITPHGTFPTPMFMPVGTLATVKTMAPEELKEMGAGIILSNTYHLWLRPGEDIVEGAGGLHKFMNWDQGILTDSGGFQVWSLSDMRQIEESGVHFRNHLNGSKMFLSPEKAIQIQNKLGPDIMMSFDECPPFHESHDYVKKSIERTSRWAERGLKAHQNPDRQGLFGIIQGAGYKDLREQSARELVGLDFPGYSIGGLSVGEPKEEMNKVLEYTTPLIPDNKPRYLMGVGTPDSLIDGVIRGVDMFDCVLPTRIARNGTCMTSQGRLVVKNAKYAEDYRPIDEKCDCYTCRNYTRAYIRHLIKCDETFGIRLTSYHNLYFLLNTMKQVRQAIMDDNLLEFRQAFFEEYGFNKENAKNF; this is translated from the coding sequence ATGACAGAACCAGCAATTAAATACCGATTGATAAAAAAAGAAAAACATACTGGCGCAAGACTAGGTGAAATTATTACTCCTCATGGAACATTCCCAACGCCAATGTTTATGCCTGTTGGAACACTTGCGACTGTAAAAACAATGGCACCGGAAGAATTAAAAGAGATGGGTGCGGGAATTATCTTAAGCAATACGTATCATCTATGGTTACGTCCCGGTGAGGATATCGTAGAAGGAGCAGGTGGACTGCATAAATTTATGAACTGGGATCAAGGAATTTTAACTGATTCTGGCGGATTTCAAGTCTGGTCACTATCAGACATGCGACAAATTGAAGAATCTGGTGTTCATTTTAGAAATCATTTAAATGGCTCTAAAATGTTTTTATCACCTGAGAAAGCTATTCAAATTCAAAATAAATTAGGCCCAGATATTATGATGAGTTTCGATGAATGCCCGCCATTCCATGAAAGTCACGATTATGTAAAAAAATCAATTGAGAGAACATCACGTTGGGCTGAACGTGGACTAAAAGCTCATCAAAATCCTGATAGACAAGGACTATTTGGGATTATTCAAGGAGCTGGGTATAAAGACTTACGTGAACAAAGTGCACGTGAATTAGTCGGGTTAGATTTTCCAGGGTATTCTATCGGTGGGTTGTCAGTAGGGGAACCTAAAGAAGAGATGAACAAAGTTCTTGAATATACCACACCACTTATTCCAGATAATAAACCACGTTATTTGATGGGAGTTGGGACACCTGACTCATTAATTGATGGCGTGATTCGTGGTGTTGATATGTTTGACTGTGTGTTACCAACACGTATTGCACGAAATGGAACATGTATGACAAGTCAAGGTCGATTAGTTGTAAAAAATGCGAAGTACGCTGAAGACTATCGCCCAATTGATGAGAAATGTGATTGCTACACTTGTCGAAATTACACACGAGCTTACATTCGTCATCTTATTAAATGTGATGAAACATTTGGTATTCGTTTGACGTCTTATCATAATTTGTATTTCTTATTAAATACAATGAAACAAGTCAGACAAGCGATTATGGATGATAACTTATTAGAATTTAGACAAGCATTTTTTGAAGAGTATGGTTTTAATAAAGAAAATGCCAAGAATTTCTAA
- the yajC gene encoding preprotein translocase subunit YajC: protein MQTLIPLILIMGGMMFFMSRSQKKQQAQRQQLLDSMQPGSEVVTIGGLYGIVHEVDKEKGTVTLDCEGIYLEFERGAIKTVKAPTAPTSNEPIEDTKSEVEVTEVEVVEEPVTEEEKKDNE, encoded by the coding sequence ATGCAAACATTGATACCATTGATATTGATTATGGGTGGGATGATGTTTTTTATGAGTCGTTCTCAAAAGAAACAACAAGCTCAACGTCAACAATTATTAGATAGTATGCAACCTGGTAGTGAAGTTGTGACTATTGGTGGACTATATGGAATCGTTCATGAAGTAGATAAAGAAAAAGGCACAGTAACTCTTGATTGTGAAGGAATTTATTTAGAATTTGAACGAGGAGCAATTAAAACAGTTAAAGCTCCTACAGCACCTACATCTAATGAACCAATAGAGGATACTAAGTCAGAAGTTGAAGTAACTGAAGTTGAAGTGGTTGAAGAACCAGTAACTGAAGAAGAAAAAAAAGATAACGAATAG